A genomic segment from Polyangium mundeleinium encodes:
- the msrA gene encoding peptide-methionine (S)-S-oxide reductase MsrA has product MFFKVDPRKLQMPTKEQALPGRSTPMRVPERHFVNGARIVPPFPEGTEQAMFGLGCFWGAERKFWQTKGVYATAVGYAGGFTPNPTYEEVCSGGTGHNEVVLVVFEPAKVSYEALLAVFWENHDPTQGMRQGNDVGTQYRSGIYCFGLLQKMAAERSRIAYQKALKAAEHGDITTEILEAPTFYYAEDYHQQYLAKNPDGYCGIGGTGVSCPVGLVSAE; this is encoded by the coding sequence ATGTTCTTCAAGGTCGACCCTCGCAAGCTGCAGATGCCCACGAAGGAGCAAGCCCTGCCCGGGCGGAGCACGCCGATGCGTGTGCCCGAGCGGCACTTCGTGAACGGCGCGCGGATCGTGCCCCCGTTCCCCGAGGGCACCGAGCAGGCGATGTTCGGGCTCGGGTGCTTCTGGGGCGCGGAGCGCAAGTTCTGGCAAACGAAGGGCGTGTACGCCACGGCCGTCGGATACGCCGGCGGGTTCACGCCAAACCCCACGTACGAAGAGGTCTGCAGCGGCGGCACCGGCCACAACGAGGTCGTGCTCGTCGTCTTCGAGCCCGCGAAGGTCTCGTATGAGGCGCTGCTCGCGGTCTTCTGGGAGAACCACGATCCGACGCAGGGCATGCGCCAGGGCAACGACGTCGGCACGCAGTATCGCTCGGGCATTTATTGCTTCGGCCTCCTGCAAAAGATGGCCGCCGAGCGCTCGCGTATCGCCTACCAGAAGGCGCTCAAAGCCGCGGAGCACGGGGACATCACGACCGAGATCCTCGAAGCGCCCACGTTCTATTACGCCGAGGACTATCACCAGCAGTACCTCGCGAAGAACCCCGACGGGTACTGCGGCATCGGCGGCACCGGCGTGAGCTGCCCGGTGGGGCTCGTTTCGGCGGAGTGA
- a CDS encoding serpin family protein gives MRTLPLLSLVLSFSALACSSSAPPEPPGAVDTGDCHDANTPGCVVTSGAQRITNPNVPSDHLTALVDGNTAFALDIYKNLRSEPGNLFYSPHSISSALAMTWAGARGQTETDMAKALHFTLPQAELHPAFNKLDLALASRGKDAKGSDGQGFRLNVANAVWGQVGFPFETAFLDVLGLNYGAGMNVVDYVEGTEEARSLINGWVEKKTEGKIKDILAEGSIDASTRLVLTNAVYFNAAWRTPFEEENTQDASFTTGDGGSVSVPMMQGYVEAPYAQGADYAALELPYDGNELSMVLVLPDDLDAFEGSFDAARLKEVVGALSEHSVDTRMPRFKFESKFSLVEQLKTLGMGVAFTGEADLSGINGKGGLFISDVIHQAFVGVNEAGTEAAAATAVIVGETSAPEPAAITFDKPFLFFIRDIATKSVLFVGRVVDPS, from the coding sequence ATGCGAACGCTCCCTCTTCTTTCCCTGGTTCTCTCCTTCTCCGCCCTTGCTTGCAGCTCGTCTGCGCCGCCCGAGCCCCCCGGGGCCGTGGATACCGGTGATTGCCACGACGCGAACACCCCCGGCTGTGTCGTGACTTCCGGCGCGCAGCGGATCACGAACCCGAATGTGCCGAGCGACCACCTCACCGCGCTCGTCGATGGCAACACGGCGTTCGCGCTCGACATCTACAAGAACCTCCGCAGCGAGCCCGGCAACCTCTTCTATTCCCCGCACTCGATCTCCAGCGCGCTCGCGATGACCTGGGCCGGCGCGCGCGGGCAAACCGAGACGGACATGGCGAAGGCGCTGCACTTCACCTTGCCGCAGGCAGAGCTCCATCCGGCGTTCAACAAGCTCGACCTCGCGCTCGCGAGCCGCGGCAAGGACGCGAAGGGCTCGGACGGCCAGGGCTTCCGGCTCAACGTCGCGAACGCGGTTTGGGGCCAGGTCGGGTTTCCCTTCGAGACGGCGTTCCTCGACGTGCTCGGCCTCAATTACGGCGCCGGCATGAACGTCGTCGATTACGTCGAGGGGACGGAGGAGGCCCGCTCGCTGATCAACGGCTGGGTCGAGAAGAAGACCGAGGGCAAGATCAAGGACATCCTCGCGGAGGGATCGATCGACGCGAGCACGCGGCTCGTGCTGACGAACGCCGTGTACTTCAATGCGGCCTGGCGGACGCCGTTCGAGGAGGAGAACACGCAGGATGCCTCGTTCACGACGGGCGACGGCGGCTCGGTCTCCGTGCCCATGATGCAGGGTTACGTCGAGGCGCCTTACGCGCAGGGCGCGGATTACGCGGCCCTGGAGCTGCCGTACGACGGCAACGAGCTCTCGATGGTGCTCGTGCTGCCGGACGATCTCGACGCGTTCGAGGGGAGCTTCGACGCGGCCCGCCTGAAGGAGGTCGTCGGTGCTCTCTCCGAGCACTCGGTCGATACGCGGATGCCGCGATTCAAGTTCGAGTCGAAGTTCAGCCTGGTCGAGCAACTGAAGACCCTCGGCATGGGCGTCGCGTTCACGGGCGAAGCCGATCTCTCGGGCATCAATGGGAAGGGCGGGCTCTTCATCTCGGACGTGATTCACCAGGCGTTCGTCGGGGTGAACGAGGCGGGGACCGAGGCCGCGGCGGCGACCGCGGTCATCGTGGGCGAGACGAGCGCGCCCGAGCCCGCGGCGATCACGTTCGACAAGCCGTTCCTGTTCTTCATCCGCGACATCGCGACGAAGTCCGTGCTCTTCGTGGGTCGCGTGGTCGACCCGAGCTGA